A region from the Arthrobacter roseus genome encodes:
- a CDS encoding ABC transporter ATP-binding protein — translation MTTFTNESNSVPPGASAPSGAAVSTSGLIKTYGTGETRVEALKGINLSFERGRFTAIMGPSGSGKSTLMHCLAGLDNADGGTIHIGDTEITALKDAQLTRLRRTRIGFVFQSYNLVPTLTAEQNITLPVSLANGTVDKEWFNYITTTLGLTDRLTHKPHELSGGQQQRVAVARALLTRPDVIFGDEPTGNLDSRSGAEVLSLLRRSSAEMGQSIIMVTHDPVAASYADRVILMNDGALAGELTNPTADDVLAALAGLGA, via the coding sequence ATGACCACTTTTACGAACGAATCCAACTCCGTACCACCGGGAGCGTCCGCCCCCTCGGGAGCTGCCGTATCGACGTCGGGCCTGATTAAAACCTACGGCACGGGCGAAACCCGAGTTGAAGCGCTGAAAGGCATCAACCTCAGCTTTGAACGCGGCCGCTTCACAGCCATCATGGGCCCCTCAGGCTCCGGCAAATCCACGCTCATGCACTGCCTCGCCGGCCTGGACAACGCCGACGGCGGGACCATCCACATTGGCGACACCGAAATAACCGCGCTCAAAGACGCCCAGCTGACCCGCCTGCGCCGCACCCGCATCGGCTTCGTGTTCCAGTCCTACAACCTCGTCCCCACCCTGACCGCCGAACAGAACATCACCCTGCCCGTCTCCCTAGCCAACGGCACCGTGGACAAAGAATGGTTCAACTACATCACCACCACCCTGGGCCTCACCGACCGCCTGACGCACAAACCTCACGAACTCTCCGGCGGACAGCAACAACGCGTCGCCGTCGCCCGCGCACTACTGACTCGACCCGACGTCATCTTCGGCGACGAACCCACCGGAAACCTCGACTCACGCTCCGGCGCTGAGGTCCTCTCCCTACTGCGCCGCAGCTCCGCGGAAATGGGACAGAGCATCATCATGGTCACCCACGACCCCGTCGCCGCCTCCTACGCGGACCGCGTGATCCTCATGAACGACGGCGCGCTCGCCGGCGAACTCACCAACCCAACAGCGGACGACGTCCTTGCCGCACTCGCCGGGCTGGGGGCCTGA
- a CDS encoding fumarylacetoacetate hydrolase family protein, which yields MRIARFVVDSDPAFGVVQGNDGQEEVAVINGDPFFSGVQLTGVRHKLEDVRLLAPIIPRSKVVGIGRNYAEHAQELGNEVPPAPLMFLKPNTAVVGPGDPVILPSFSDQVSFEAELAVVIGRICKDVPPERVDEVIFGYTCANDFTARDVQKTDNQWARAKGFDTSCPIGPWIETELDTETLGVRGWLDGTLTQNGNTSDMIWGVKELVSYVSQAFTLLPGDLILTGTPAGVGLITDGQRYEIEIDGIGRLSNPVRR from the coding sequence ATGCGTATAGCCCGTTTTGTTGTTGATAGTGATCCTGCGTTTGGTGTCGTTCAGGGAAACGATGGTCAGGAGGAGGTTGCCGTCATCAACGGGGACCCATTCTTCTCCGGAGTCCAGTTGACCGGCGTCCGGCACAAGCTCGAAGATGTGCGGTTGTTGGCGCCGATCATTCCGCGGAGCAAGGTGGTGGGTATCGGCAGGAACTACGCCGAGCACGCCCAGGAGCTGGGGAATGAGGTTCCGCCGGCGCCGTTGATGTTCCTCAAGCCCAATACCGCGGTTGTGGGCCCCGGAGATCCAGTGATTCTGCCGTCGTTTTCCGATCAGGTCTCGTTCGAGGCAGAGCTCGCCGTCGTCATTGGTCGAATCTGCAAGGACGTTCCGCCCGAACGCGTCGATGAGGTCATTTTTGGGTACACCTGCGCCAACGACTTCACAGCGCGGGATGTCCAGAAGACGGATAATCAGTGGGCCAGGGCCAAGGGCTTTGACACCTCCTGCCCCATTGGGCCGTGGATCGAGACAGAGCTGGACACCGAGACCCTGGGTGTCCGCGGCTGGCTGGATGGCACGTTGACCCAGAATGGTAATACCAGCGACATGATCTGGGGTGTGAAGGAACTCGTCTCCTATGTCTCGCAGGCCTTCACGCTGCTGCCCGGTGACCTCATCCTGACGGGCACCCCAGCCGGTGTTGGACTGATCACGGACGGCCAGCGCTACGAGATCGAGATCGACGGCATCGGCCGCCTCTCGAACCCCGTACGTCGCTGA
- a CDS encoding ABC transporter permease yields the protein MLQIALSQLRTHYRRFLAVALAVILGVGFLSATLMVGGTTTASLQNSIGATYAKADLVINSLDGLPDEALAAVAEVDGVSGTYAVRTASAPLTSGNTATSAMLQSLSPVPSMEPVSLAKGDFPAAANEVTVDSDSSQDLGLDIGDTVELGLAPSVESTPAEDGAPLEAAPTRDVLITGITVPSAQPYMAGAVQIAATDTLLSAVAGPDALAQSAQLKLAVDADMEATTSAVTAALSANGTDGATVLTAEEQTLSDVAALSGGQDQLTIVLLAFSIVAILVTALVISNTFSVLVAQRTRELGLLRCIGADRKQIRNSVLVEAAIVGFVSSVLGVLLAAGVMALLVGWVAQNPDTEFATLAIPASAVATGISVGLVMTLAAAYLPARAATAVAPLAALRPAEEAGIRNKRGRIRLGIGLFLALVGAVLLAYGASTSALLVALPGGLLSFLGVLLCAGLFVPSLVSVFGRAASPLGVPGKLAAVNAVRNPGRTTATATALLVGVTLVTMMMTGAQTSRNSFNQELAGAYPVDLSISEVQDESSASKQALDLAGVTATAVLAPAGSSDDGMPVYSGSAADVTSVLRDDSVQLTDGMVLVPKGFPASEITVTGATATLTLPVTQMDTYSFTPLMTTATAAQLGSAPADMPGEVWIGVDDSLDAAAIMDLRSELVERLGIDEYQVSGAAIERATFNQIIDVLLLVVTGLLAIAVLIALIGVANTLSLSVLERTRESSLLRALGLTRGQLRGMLAVEAVLIAGVAALIGCVLGSVYGWLGAQAALGSFAIVEPSVPWLQLAAVLAVAVVAGLLASVLPARRAAKLSPVEGLAAQ from the coding sequence ATGTTGCAGATAGCTCTCTCCCAACTCAGAACCCACTACCGGCGGTTCCTGGCGGTCGCACTCGCTGTCATCCTCGGCGTCGGATTCCTGTCTGCGACCCTCATGGTCGGCGGCACCACGACGGCGTCCCTGCAGAACAGTATCGGTGCCACCTACGCCAAAGCAGACCTGGTCATCAACTCATTGGATGGCTTGCCCGACGAAGCACTGGCTGCCGTCGCGGAGGTCGATGGCGTCTCCGGTACGTATGCCGTGCGGACAGCGAGCGCGCCACTAACATCGGGAAACACCGCCACCTCCGCGATGCTGCAGAGCCTCTCGCCTGTGCCCTCGATGGAACCGGTTTCGCTCGCCAAGGGCGACTTTCCTGCGGCGGCGAACGAGGTCACCGTTGACTCCGATTCCTCCCAGGACCTGGGCCTCGACATCGGGGACACCGTGGAACTGGGCCTGGCACCTTCTGTTGAGTCGACGCCCGCAGAAGACGGTGCGCCCCTGGAGGCTGCCCCCACCCGCGACGTGCTCATTACCGGGATCACCGTCCCGTCCGCGCAACCCTACATGGCCGGTGCAGTACAGATTGCGGCCACGGATACACTTCTCTCCGCCGTTGCTGGACCAGATGCACTCGCCCAGAGCGCGCAGCTGAAACTGGCCGTTGACGCGGACATGGAGGCGACGACGTCGGCTGTAACCGCCGCGCTCTCAGCCAACGGCACCGACGGCGCTACCGTACTCACCGCCGAAGAACAGACCCTCTCCGATGTCGCTGCGTTGTCCGGCGGCCAAGATCAGCTCACCATCGTGCTGCTGGCCTTCTCCATCGTTGCCATTCTGGTGACCGCCCTCGTCATCTCCAACACGTTCTCTGTCCTCGTGGCCCAACGCACGCGGGAACTCGGACTGCTGCGCTGCATCGGAGCCGACAGGAAACAGATCCGCAACTCCGTGCTCGTTGAGGCCGCAATCGTCGGATTCGTATCCTCCGTCCTTGGCGTGCTGCTGGCCGCAGGGGTCATGGCGCTCCTCGTGGGATGGGTGGCACAGAACCCCGATACGGAATTCGCTACCCTGGCCATCCCGGCGTCGGCCGTCGCCACAGGAATCAGCGTTGGCCTCGTCATGACCCTCGCCGCCGCGTACCTGCCCGCCCGTGCCGCCACCGCCGTCGCACCGTTGGCCGCCCTCCGTCCCGCGGAAGAGGCTGGAATCCGGAACAAGCGAGGGCGGATTCGGCTGGGCATAGGATTGTTCCTGGCCCTGGTTGGTGCCGTCCTTCTGGCCTACGGTGCATCAACTTCTGCTCTACTGGTGGCGCTGCCGGGCGGGCTTCTCTCCTTCCTCGGAGTCCTCCTGTGCGCAGGGCTGTTCGTTCCCTCGCTCGTGTCGGTATTCGGTCGAGCCGCGTCGCCGTTGGGTGTCCCGGGGAAACTCGCAGCCGTCAACGCCGTGCGCAACCCGGGCAGGACCACGGCCACAGCCACAGCGCTCCTCGTGGGAGTCACCCTGGTGACCATGATGATGACCGGCGCGCAGACCTCACGAAACTCGTTCAATCAGGAGCTCGCCGGCGCTTACCCGGTGGACCTGTCCATCAGCGAAGTCCAGGACGAGTCGAGTGCATCCAAACAAGCTCTGGACCTCGCTGGTGTCACCGCTACTGCCGTCCTTGCCCCAGCAGGTTCCTCGGATGACGGAATGCCCGTCTACTCCGGATCTGCCGCCGACGTTACCTCAGTGCTACGGGACGATTCCGTGCAACTCACAGACGGAATGGTGCTGGTACCCAAGGGCTTCCCGGCCTCAGAAATCACCGTCACCGGAGCAACCGCAACGCTCACCCTTCCAGTGACCCAGATGGACACCTACAGCTTCACTCCACTGATGACCACCGCAACCGCGGCGCAACTAGGTAGCGCTCCTGCCGACATGCCCGGCGAAGTCTGGATTGGCGTCGATGATTCACTGGACGCAGCCGCCATCATGGACCTGCGCAGCGAGCTGGTGGAACGACTCGGAATAGATGAATATCAAGTCAGCGGCGCTGCTATTGAACGAGCCACGTTCAACCAGATCATTGACGTCCTGCTTCTGGTCGTGACCGGATTGCTCGCTATCGCGGTGCTCATCGCTCTGATCGGTGTGGCCAATACGCTGTCCCTATCCGTGTTGGAGCGCACCCGGGAATCGTCGCTCCTGCGAGCACTGGGTCTCACCCGGGGACAGCTTCGCGGGATGCTCGCTGTTGAAGCGGTACTGATCGCCGGCGTTGCCGCCCTCATCGGCTGTGTGCTGGGCTCCGTGTATGGGTGGCTCGGGGCCCAGGCTGCCCTTGGCTCGTTTGCCATCGTGGAGCCCTCCGTCCCGTGGCTGCAGCTGGCCGCGGTACTGGCGGTCGCCGTCGTCGCCGGGCTCCTGGCCTCCGTGCTGCCGGCCCGCCGTGCGGCGAAACTTTCACCGGTGGAGGGGCTTGCTGCGCAGTAG
- a CDS encoding 3-isopropylmalate dehydrogenase, with amino-acid sequence MSASMNLAVIPGDGIGPEVISEAVKVLRKVAEADGVELKLTEYPLGAEHWLATGETLPDETLAKLRDHDAILFGAVGAAPGDTRIPSGIIEREMLLKLRFSLDHYVNLRPSKLMAGVESPLANPGIIDFVVVREGTEGPYVGNGGVLRSGTKHEIATEVSINTAHGVERVVRDAFRRASARERKHVTLVHKHNVLVYAGHLWRRTVEAVAQEFPEVTHDYLHVDAAMIFLATNPSRFDVIVTDNLFGDIITDLAAAVTGGIGLAASGNINMDRTAPSMFEPVHGSAPDIAGLQKADPTAAILSAALLLHHVGYDDAGARIEAAVEKDVANRGNGPRSTSEVGDTIVGALG; translated from the coding sequence ATGAGTGCATCCATGAATCTGGCAGTTATCCCCGGCGACGGTATTGGTCCGGAGGTCATCAGCGAAGCAGTGAAGGTCCTGCGGAAGGTGGCTGAGGCGGACGGAGTGGAGCTCAAGCTCACCGAGTATCCGTTGGGGGCGGAGCACTGGCTTGCCACAGGGGAGACGTTGCCGGATGAAACGCTCGCTAAGTTGCGCGACCATGACGCGATCCTGTTCGGCGCGGTCGGTGCTGCTCCTGGTGATACGCGGATCCCCTCGGGAATCATCGAGCGCGAGATGCTCCTGAAGCTGCGTTTTTCCCTTGACCATTATGTGAATCTGCGTCCGTCCAAGCTCATGGCCGGCGTTGAGAGTCCGTTGGCTAATCCGGGCATCATCGACTTCGTGGTGGTGCGCGAGGGCACTGAGGGTCCCTATGTTGGCAACGGTGGCGTGCTGCGCAGCGGGACAAAGCATGAGATTGCCACCGAGGTTTCGATCAACACAGCGCACGGTGTGGAGCGTGTGGTCCGTGATGCGTTCCGCCGAGCGTCGGCTCGTGAGCGCAAGCATGTGACGTTGGTGCACAAACACAATGTGCTGGTTTATGCGGGGCATCTGTGGCGGCGCACGGTGGAGGCGGTGGCGCAGGAATTCCCCGAGGTCACGCACGATTATCTGCACGTGGATGCGGCGATGATCTTTTTGGCCACCAACCCATCGCGCTTCGATGTGATTGTGACTGACAACCTTTTCGGTGACATCATCACGGATCTTGCCGCGGCGGTGACGGGCGGTATTGGCTTGGCTGCGTCCGGCAACATCAATATGGACCGCACGGCGCCATCCATGTTTGAGCCGGTTCACGGTTCGGCTCCGGACATTGCAGGCCTGCAGAAGGCGGACCCTACGGCGGCCATCCTCTCGGCAGCTTTGCTGCTTCACCATGTGGGGTACGACGACGCCGGCGCACGGATTGAGGCGGCGGTTGAGAAGGATGTGGCGAACCGGGGGAATGGGCCGCGTTCGACGTCGGAAGTGGGCGACACCATTGTTGGGGCTTTGGGGTAA
- a CDS encoding sensor histidine kinase yields the protein MISARVVGRVAGGGWRVAGGGRLSPWVDAGRLKDGIEFYLMGLHHRFVRWMGNHRQLVDALFAAALFLTFGLLPYASMGYTLQLPASAGLLIPLTWRRTRPVFAGAAVALVCIVQWATGVEPMPAQFSVLMVVYALAAYGPRWASLGALGLAVLGVVMALTRYSDLLGVSQNPVAFVIIFGFSVSLLLACWAFGDLARNRRLIVQALEDRTRRLEVERQQERDLAAADERSHIAREMHDIIAHSLSVIITQADGARYASAADPNVAPQTLETIAETGRASLREMRRLLGVLRGDEASSTRPLPTLADIPILVETLNSSGLDAQFTLHGQPRRPLPPGAELTAYRVVQESLTNILKHAGPNIHANITQTWTARGLELHADDNGRGAAPDPTSAGPGQGIRGMSERVKLYEGTLTAGPARSGGFSVRAFIPYTEA from the coding sequence GTGATCTCGGCCCGGGTGGTGGGGCGGGTGGCGGGTGGCGGGTGGCGGGTGGCGGGCGGCGGGCGACTCAGCCCGTGGGTGGATGCCGGGCGGCTCAAGGACGGCATAGAGTTTTACCTCATGGGTCTGCACCACCGCTTTGTCCGCTGGATGGGAAATCACCGTCAACTTGTTGACGCACTATTTGCCGCTGCTCTCTTCCTCACCTTCGGCCTACTCCCCTATGCGTCCATGGGTTATACGCTCCAGTTACCCGCCTCTGCAGGGCTGCTGATCCCCCTGACCTGGCGCCGCACCCGTCCGGTCTTCGCCGGAGCCGCCGTCGCGCTGGTCTGCATTGTGCAGTGGGCTACAGGCGTTGAACCCATGCCGGCACAGTTCAGCGTCCTCATGGTGGTGTACGCCCTTGCAGCGTACGGACCTCGTTGGGCCAGTCTTGGCGCGCTGGGGCTGGCGGTGCTCGGCGTCGTCATGGCGCTGACCCGCTACAGCGATTTGCTGGGAGTGAGCCAGAACCCGGTGGCCTTCGTCATCATTTTCGGCTTCTCCGTCTCCCTGCTGCTTGCCTGCTGGGCCTTTGGCGACCTAGCGCGCAACCGACGCCTCATCGTCCAAGCTCTCGAGGACCGCACACGCAGGCTCGAAGTCGAACGGCAACAAGAACGCGATCTCGCCGCCGCAGACGAACGCAGTCACATTGCCCGCGAAATGCACGACATCATTGCGCACTCCCTCTCAGTCATCATCACCCAGGCCGACGGCGCGCGCTACGCCAGCGCAGCAGACCCCAACGTCGCGCCGCAAACCCTGGAAACAATCGCCGAAACCGGCCGCGCTTCCCTGCGCGAAATGCGCCGCCTACTCGGAGTGCTACGCGGCGACGAAGCATCCTCCACCCGCCCCCTGCCCACCCTCGCGGACATCCCCATCCTCGTTGAAACGCTCAACTCCTCAGGACTCGACGCCCAGTTCACTCTCCACGGACAGCCCCGCAGACCCCTACCACCGGGCGCCGAACTCACCGCCTACCGTGTGGTTCAGGAATCCCTCACCAACATCCTCAAACATGCCGGCCCCAACATTCACGCCAACATCACCCAGACATGGACCGCCCGGGGACTCGAACTCCACGCTGACGACAACGGCCGCGGCGCCGCCCCCGACCCCACCAGCGCAGGTCCAGGCCAGGGAATCCGCGGCATGAGCGAACGTGTAAAACTTTACGAAGGCACCCTGACCGCCGGACCAGCGCGCAGCGGCGGATTCTCCGTCCGCGCGTTCATCCCCTACACGGAGGCATGA
- a CDS encoding response regulator yields the protein MMTTPAPPIRVTLVDDQQLVRSGFSMLINSQPDLEVVAQAGNGAEAVASLATTRADVVLMDVRMPGMDGIEATQRILDHARETSDGEPTVRIVVLTTFDLDEYVLAAIHAGASGFLLKDAPPEELLEAIRTVHRGDAVIAPSTTRRLLEHVAPLLRQPSPAKDTHSAAVATLTPREREVFTLMAQGHSNPEIAASLFLSEATVKTHVGHILAKLQARDRVQAVVIAYETGIVSAGG from the coding sequence ATGATGACCACCCCCGCCCCACCCATCCGGGTAACCCTCGTCGATGACCAACAACTGGTCCGCAGCGGCTTCAGCATGCTCATCAACTCACAACCCGACCTCGAGGTCGTCGCCCAGGCCGGCAACGGCGCCGAAGCCGTCGCATCGCTGGCGACCACCAGGGCCGACGTCGTCCTCATGGACGTCCGTATGCCCGGCATGGACGGGATCGAAGCAACCCAACGCATCCTGGACCACGCCAGAGAAACCAGCGACGGCGAACCAACCGTCCGCATCGTTGTCCTGACCACTTTCGACCTCGACGAATACGTGCTCGCCGCCATCCACGCCGGGGCCAGCGGATTCCTCCTCAAGGACGCGCCCCCGGAAGAGCTCCTCGAAGCCATCCGCACCGTTCACCGCGGCGACGCCGTTATAGCCCCCTCCACTACCCGTCGACTCCTGGAACACGTTGCACCGCTGCTGCGCCAACCCTCCCCGGCAAAAGACACGCACAGCGCCGCCGTCGCCACCCTCACACCCCGCGAGCGCGAAGTATTCACCCTCATGGCGCAGGGTCATTCCAACCCAGAAATCGCGGCTTCTCTTTTCCTGTCCGAGGCCACAGTTAAAACGCATGTAGGGCATATCCTCGCGAAACTGCAGGCTCGAGACAGGGTTCAAGCCGTCGTCATTGCTTACGAAACCGGGATTGTTTCAGCCGGAGGATGA
- a CDS encoding branched-chain amino acid aminotransferase produces the protein MTASSLEFTQTLTTHPKSDAERTEILANPGFGDYFSDHTAVVDYSVDEHGQGSWSNARVEPYGPIALDPAAAVLHYGQEIFEGLKAYRHADGSIWTFRADKNAVRLNRSARRLALPELPEDVFVEAIRQLVGADKAWVPSGDGEALYLRPFMIATEAFLGVRPAREVSFRVIASPAGNYFGGDLKPVSIWLSRDYARAGRGGTGAAKCGGNYAASLAAQLEAEAHGCKQVLFLDQFNDNAVEELGGMNVFFVFKDGSLATPALSGTILEGVTRDSVLELARQRGLKVEERKITLDEWRDGVASGDITEVFACGTAAVITPIGELKDGDSVIGAPEAKAGDVTMSIREELLGIQTGAVKDTNGWLTRLA, from the coding sequence ATGACTGCCAGTTCTCTGGAGTTCACCCAGACGTTGACTACCCATCCAAAGTCGGATGCCGAGCGCACTGAGATTCTTGCGAATCCGGGCTTCGGGGACTATTTCTCGGATCACACCGCGGTGGTGGATTACTCGGTGGACGAGCACGGCCAGGGTTCCTGGTCCAATGCCCGGGTGGAGCCGTATGGGCCTATTGCTTTGGACCCTGCGGCCGCAGTGCTGCACTATGGTCAAGAAATTTTTGAGGGATTGAAGGCTTACCGCCACGCAGATGGTTCTATCTGGACGTTCCGTGCTGATAAGAACGCGGTGCGTTTGAACCGATCAGCCCGCCGTCTGGCGCTTCCGGAACTTCCTGAGGATGTGTTCGTGGAGGCAATACGCCAGTTGGTTGGCGCGGACAAGGCGTGGGTTCCCTCGGGCGACGGTGAGGCTCTGTACCTGCGCCCGTTCATGATCGCCACGGAGGCGTTTTTGGGTGTGCGTCCGGCGCGTGAGGTGTCTTTCCGCGTTATCGCTTCTCCTGCCGGTAACTATTTTGGTGGGGACCTGAAGCCTGTGTCGATCTGGCTTTCGCGTGATTATGCGCGTGCTGGCCGTGGCGGTACTGGCGCAGCCAAGTGTGGTGGCAACTATGCGGCGTCGCTCGCGGCCCAGTTGGAGGCGGAGGCCCACGGCTGCAAGCAGGTGCTGTTTCTGGATCAGTTCAATGACAATGCCGTTGAGGAATTGGGCGGCATGAATGTCTTCTTTGTGTTCAAGGACGGTTCGTTGGCTACGCCTGCATTGAGCGGGACCATCCTCGAGGGTGTTACCCGTGACTCCGTGCTGGAGTTGGCCCGGCAGCGTGGACTGAAGGTTGAAGAACGCAAGATCACGTTGGATGAATGGCGCGACGGCGTTGCCTCCGGGGACATCACCGAGGTGTTTGCGTGTGGCACAGCTGCGGTTATTACGCCTATCGGTGAGCTCAAGGACGGCGATTCTGTCATCGGCGCTCCTGAGGCCAAAGCCGGTGATGTCACCATGTCGATCCGTGAGGAACTGCTCGGAATCCAGACGGGTGCGGTCAAGGACACCAATGGTTGGTTGACCCGACTGGCCTAA
- the metG gene encoding methionine--tRNA ligase: MTSPQKTPFYVTTAISYPNGVPHIGHAYEAIAADALARFKRLDGFDVMFLTGTDEHGLKMQQTADREGVAVVDLATRNARAFKEMNDDVGSSYDRFIRTTDEDHLASAQDIWKKMEAKGDIYLDQYVGWYSVRDEAFYSEDETEVRDDGVRYSKESDTEVTWTEEESYFFRLSAYQDKLLALYNEQPDWAAPATKRNEVASFVRGGLEDLSISRTTFDWGVPVPGNPQHVMYVWVDALTNYLTGVGYPNTNSEAFTKYWPADVHIIGKDISRFHAVYWPAFLMSADLALPKRVMIHGHLHNKGIKMSKSLGNTVAPRDWVDQYGLDQVRYFLLREVPFGADGSYSHEAITGRMNSDLANNLGNLAQRSLSMVGKNCNGRVPTPGAYTDADHQILDQANALPAICRDFFERQEFSRALETVWAVLGETNAYFAEQQPWVLRKTDVDRMNTVLYVTMEVLRVVALLIQPVMPGGADKLLHVLGQADDDARTFSSLGTPLVPGIELPAPAPIFPKYED, translated from the coding sequence GTGACATCACCACAGAAGACCCCCTTTTACGTAACGACGGCCATTTCCTACCCCAACGGTGTCCCGCACATTGGGCATGCCTATGAGGCCATCGCCGCAGACGCCCTGGCGCGTTTCAAGCGACTCGACGGATTCGACGTCATGTTCCTTACGGGAACTGATGAGCACGGGTTGAAAATGCAGCAGACGGCGGACCGCGAGGGCGTGGCTGTGGTGGACCTTGCCACCCGCAATGCACGGGCGTTCAAGGAAATGAACGACGACGTCGGCAGCTCGTATGACCGCTTCATCCGGACCACTGATGAAGACCACTTGGCATCAGCGCAGGACATCTGGAAGAAGATGGAAGCCAAGGGTGACATTTATCTGGACCAGTACGTGGGCTGGTATTCCGTGCGTGACGAAGCGTTCTATTCGGAAGACGAGACCGAGGTTCGCGACGACGGCGTCCGCTACTCAAAAGAGAGCGACACCGAGGTCACCTGGACCGAGGAAGAGTCCTACTTTTTCCGGTTGTCGGCTTATCAGGACAAGCTGCTGGCGCTCTACAACGAGCAGCCGGACTGGGCAGCGCCGGCCACCAAGCGCAACGAAGTGGCTAGTTTTGTCCGTGGCGGACTCGAAGACCTCTCCATCAGCCGGACAACGTTTGATTGGGGAGTGCCGGTTCCGGGCAACCCTCAGCATGTGATGTATGTCTGGGTGGACGCATTGACCAACTACTTGACCGGTGTCGGCTATCCGAACACCAACTCTGAGGCGTTCACCAAGTACTGGCCAGCCGACGTTCACATCATTGGCAAGGACATCTCGCGGTTCCATGCAGTGTACTGGCCAGCATTTCTGATGAGCGCTGACCTGGCGCTGCCGAAGCGGGTCATGATCCACGGCCACCTGCACAACAAGGGCATCAAAATGTCCAAGTCGCTCGGCAACACAGTGGCACCGCGTGACTGGGTTGACCAGTACGGGTTGGATCAGGTGCGGTATTTCCTCCTGCGCGAAGTGCCGTTTGGGGCAGATGGCTCTTATAGTCACGAGGCCATTACCGGGCGGATGAACTCGGACCTTGCCAACAACCTTGGCAATCTTGCACAGCGATCACTGTCGATGGTGGGCAAGAACTGCAACGGACGGGTGCCGACGCCCGGTGCTTACACGGACGCCGATCATCAGATTCTGGACCAGGCCAATGCGCTTCCCGCGATCTGCCGCGACTTCTTTGAGCGTCAGGAGTTCAGCCGCGCCCTTGAGACGGTGTGGGCAGTGCTCGGGGAAACGAACGCCTATTTTGCGGAACAGCAGCCGTGGGTTTTGCGGAAGACCGACGTCGACCGCATGAACACGGTGCTGTACGTGACGATGGAAGTGCTGCGCGTAGTGGCGCTGCTGATTCAACCGGTGATGCCCGGTGGGGCTGATAAGTTGCTGCACGTATTGGGACAGGCCGACGACGATGCCCGCACGTTCTCATCGCTGGGTACGCCTTTGGTACCGGGTATTGAGCTTCCTGCGCCGGCCCCGATCTTCCCGAAGTACGAGGACTGA